CCCGCGGCGGGCCGGTGCGCCTGGGCGCACCCCTCACCCACCAACAGTTACCGATACATTTTCCGATGAAATTTTCCGCTTTTTCGGCGCTGGCCAGCGCCTTTGCTTTGGTTGCCATCAGCCTGACGGGCTGCAAGAAAGACGACGTCGCAGCATCCTCCCCCACCGAGTTTACGCTGCACATGGACAACGGCGTGACCATGCCCGACCCCGCGAGCAATAACGCGCCGAAGTTCTTTTCGCTGGTGCTGGGCTCGGGCAACTACAAAAATGCCTACGGCGACAACTTCACCGTAAGCACGCTTAAATACTACATTTCCAACGTGAAGCTGAACAAGGCCGACGGCAGCAGCTACGCCGTGCCCGACAGCTATTTCCTGGTCGACCAGACCGACCCTGCTTCCCAGGACCTCACCATGACTGGTGCGCCGGAGGGCGAATACAGCAGCGTGAGCTTTATGGTAGGCGTAGACAGCGCCCGCACCAAGGCGGGCAACTACGGCGGCGGCGTGCTCAACGCCGGCAAGGGCATGTTCTGGGACATGAACGGGCCCGAATTCATCAATTTCAAGCTCGAAGGCAACTCGCCGCAGGCCCCGCACGCGCCGGCTGCGGCCACGGGCGCGCTGGTGTTCCACATTGCCGGCTACAAGCACTCCACCACCAATACCATTCGGACGGTGACGGTGCCGTTCACCACGTCCAAGCTCATCATTGCCCGCGACCACAAGCCCGAGGTGCACATGCTGGTGGAAGTGGCCAACATGTTCGGCAAAGCCCCCGGCCCGCTGGTGAGCTTTGCCAGCACCTACAACGTGATGGGCGGCACCACGGCCGCCCGCATTGCCGACAACATCCAGGCGAACGTGTTTTCGGTGGGCCACATCCACGCCAACTAGGCTCGGAGCGCACACATGAAACGCTACTTTCTGCTTCTGGCGGGCGCCATCCTGTTGGCGCCCGCCAGCGCGCGCGCCTGCGACATCTGCGGGTGTTTCATGGGCATCACGCCCTACGACAACCAGAGCGGCCTGAGCCTGATGCACCGCTACCGCGTGTTCAACGGCTACCGGCAGTACGGGCAGACTCCGCAGTTTTTCCCGACCGGAGCGCGGCCGTTTTTTCCCTCGCCCGCCAACGGCGACGATGGCTACGCGCACAACCACAACGGCGACCCGAACGATTTTGAAGTTTTCCGCGTGGCCGAGCTACGTGGCAAGTACTTCCTGGCCCAGCGTGTGGAGCTCAACGCGTTTGTGCCCTACGTGATGAATACCTCGCAGATAAACGGCCGCCAGCTCAACGCTTCCGGGCTGGGCGACGTGACGGTGTTTGCGGGCTACCACGTTATTCGGGCCATCGAAACGGCCGGGGTGCAGAGCCGCCTCATCGTGGGTGGCGGCGCAAAGCTGCCCACCGGCGAATACACCCGCCAAAATGCCCAGGGCCGGCGCTACCCGCTGCTCAACCAGGTGGGCACCGGCACCACCGACGGCTTCGTGTACGCCAACTACATCGGCAGCTTCCACAGCTTCGGGCTGAGCGTGAACAGCAGCTACCGCCTTTCGACGGAAAACCGGTTTCGGAACAGCCTAGCGCCGAGCACGGCCACGTTTGCCAACCTGTTCTACCGCCTGCCGCTGGGCGAGAACTGGCAGGTGTACCCGTCGGCACAGTTTTTTTATGAGAAAACCGACGGCGAAATGCTCGACGGCCGCCTCACCGGCGAGCACGCCATGAACAACGCCCTGCTGGGCCCGGGGCTGGATTTTTACTACAAAAATCTGTCACTGAACACCAGCTTCCAGCTACCGGTATACACCGCCGAAACCGACCACCCGGCCAGCGCCGGGCGCATGGTACTGTCAGTCGGCTACAGCTTCAAACAGACCAAATACCTCATTCACGGCAAAAGCTGAGCACTAGGAACCCCGCTTGTTGGGGTGCGTAGGAAGGCGCATCCATCCACCTTCTTTTCCTCGTTAGCAATGAGCACCTCCCTCAATCCCCAAGCCGTGGCCTACGCCCGCCGCCTCATTCAGGACGGCAAAATCAAGAACGACGCAAGCCACTGGGGCCAGCACAACCCCGACACGTCCACGGAAAACGCCTTCCTGGAAAAGCACGAGATGGAAGAGTACGCCAACTGGCACCTGGGCCTCGACACCAGCAAGGGCGCCGACACCAAAGGCCGCTACCACTTCCCCTACGGCGACTTCAAAACCGTGCACCGCGACGGCCTGATTGCTGCCAAGGAGCGCGCCGCCCAGCAAGGCTACCGTGACATTGAGAAAGCCGCCGACGAACTGCTGCAACTCCTGGAAAAGAAAGCGAAGTAGTGGAAGCTACCCGCATTTCAATGCAAAAAGCCCCGACCGTGGACACGGTCGGGGCTTTTTGCATTGAAATGCGGGGCTTATTCCACCACGAGCTTTTTCACCACCACGCCGGCCTCGGTTTGCAGGCGCAGCGAGTACACGCCGCTGGCCAGGCCGGTGAGCGGCAGGGTGTGGGTGGCGAGGCCGGCCGGCAGCGCCTGCGTCAGCACCACCCGGCCCACGGCGTCGAGCAGCGCGGCGGTGGTAGCCGTGCGGCGCAGGCTGGCGGGCAGCTCCAGATACACAGCTTTGCTGGCCGGGTTGGGGAACAAGGCCACCTGGGCGGCCAAGGAGGCCGCGGCCGCGCCCAGCACCTGCTGCGGGCCGAAGACGAGCTCGAAGCGGGCGGCGGTATTGGCCGCGTTCTGGGTGAAGGTGTAGGCGGGCGTCAGGCGCAGGTCGGTGAGCGTGCCCAGCTGCAGGTCGCGCAGGTAGGGCTGGGCCCCGGCCGGGAAGTTGAGCACCTGCGCCGCCGTGAGTGAGTAAGTACCCGTGACGGGCACGGCCACGGCGAGCGGCACGGTCAGCGTCGCGGCGTTGGGATAGGGCAGGCCGTTGATGGCCAGCGGCGTGCCGGCGGCCAGCGAAGCCAGGTTCAGGCCGGTGGTGTTGGGCAGCTTCACGGCGTCGTACTGGGCGTCCACCCCGGCCGTGGCCCCGGCCTGGAAGTACACGTACGTTTCGTCGGATGCCGTTCCCGTGGCCCCGCGCAGCGTCAGCTGCACCAGCGGGCGCGTTTCCGACGTACCGCGGCGTACGGGCGTCGCGTCGAAGCTGGTGAGGCGCTGGCTGTTGCGGAACGTGAGCGTGCCGCTGGTCTGGCCGGCGCTCACGCGGGCGAAGAAGCCCTGGCCGGAGGGGATGACGGGGTTGCCGCCCACGCCGTTCACGTAGCTGCGGTACTGGCCATTATACTGGCTGGTGCTTTCAAACACGTACACCGCCGCGTCGAGGTTGGTGCGGTCGGCCGGGGCCACCAGCGAGTAGTCGAGCGGGGCCGGGTAGGGGTTGCCCAGCAGCTGCCAGCCGGCATCGGCGGCGGTGGGGCCGGCGTTGCGGCTCAGGCCCAACGCCACGGTGCCGTTGTTGAGCGTGCCCACAAAATCGACCAGCTGGCTGGCGCCGATGTTGACGGTGTAGCCGCGGCCCACGGCCAGCGGGTCGGTCAGGGCGCCGGGCGAGAAGTAGCCCTTGTCGAAGGCGGAAAGGTTGTTGGTCAGGGCCAAGCGGCTCTGGTCGTAGCCGAACACGGTGGGGAAGGGCGTTTCGAGCGTGGGCGTGGCCGAGGCGTTGTAGGTGGGGTTCACCACCGGGGCGAAGCCGCTGGTGGCCAGGTCGGCCACCGTGGTGTTGGCCACCGGCGCCGAATAGTGGCGGTAGCCCAGGCCGGCGTTCAGGCTCGGGTCGATGTAGCGCTGCACCGTGGCCGCGCCGTTCACCACTCCGCCGCTGTTCACCACCAGAGCCGTGCCCGCGGCGCTCGAGAGCAGCGTGAGCGGCTGCCCGCCGGTGCCAAGGCTGCCGACGAGGGTGAGCACGCGCTGCACGGCGGCTGGCCCGCTCAGGGTGCCTCCGCTGGCGCCCACGCTCAGGTTCCAGAAGGTGCTGAGGCTGCTACCGCCCACAGCCTGCGCTGCCGCGCCGGTAAGGGAGATACTGCCGCCGGTGGCGTTCAGCGTGCCGTTGTTCGCAAAATCACCTTTCAAATCGAGCGTGCCGCCGCTCTGGGCCAGGCTGGCGCCGGAGGCTAAAGTCAGGGTTTTGGCGGAGGCGGTGCCGGCCGTGATGAGTGGGTAGCGCGGGGCGCCGGCCGGAATCAGCGCGTCGAGGGTGGCGGTGGGCAGGCCGCCGGTCCAGTTGGTGGCCGTGTACCAGTCGGTGCTCACGCTGCCGTTCCACACC
This DNA window, taken from Hymenobacter sp. 5317J-9, encodes the following:
- a CDS encoding MbnP family protein, translating into MKFSAFSALASAFALVAISLTGCKKDDVAASSPTEFTLHMDNGVTMPDPASNNAPKFFSLVLGSGNYKNAYGDNFTVSTLKYYISNVKLNKADGSSYAVPDSYFLVDQTDPASQDLTMTGAPEGEYSSVSFMVGVDSARTKAGNYGGGVLNAGKGMFWDMNGPEFINFKLEGNSPQAPHAPAAATGALVFHIAGYKHSTTNTIRTVTVPFTTSKLIIARDHKPEVHMLVEVANMFGKAPGPLVSFASTYNVMGGTTAARIADNIQANVFSVGHIHAN